A genomic region of Runella rosea contains the following coding sequences:
- a CDS encoding sensor histidine kinase, whose translation MTLQRFRQIEFWVITALAALFLLITLATDYQNFSRVWFQLDALEQNRIYFRYNWATNGLWPILSIFLTLYGSWYVLNHVIIPRYWPNQLNFFAMGLVLIGIVVLTGAWSYLYSWKELDFRHDINYNIIGAKVLSSFRLRSLALLSGGLFLALVLYSLLSQAYQWALQQTETNVNHKVIKDGSSLALFGFVLWIAFQTTPGNFFFIPALIWVQGAFLHAYLYHHNLLRWKTFMFRRSNENRQAFLTLLAVLAVSFGSSIVLVLLYDSFRNYLYGYNADEIFAFWLVSWLGAIAVTLIRQFMVKPLETNLNRNQAELSALRAQINPHFLFNAMNTLYATAIEENAEKTSHGIQQLSDMMRFMMHENNQEQIDVQQEVAYLRNYIDLQRLRLSESDKIELKVDLDDALCLRSIAPMLLIPFVENAFKHGISLRNQSWIYIKLYCQQEQIYFSVFNSIHPRHEEDPEKYSSGIGLVNVQKRLELLYPKTHDLRIHRTEKEFSVRLVIDFAKKGKKLNSILATYDQL comes from the coding sequence ATGACACTTCAACGCTTCCGTCAAATCGAATTTTGGGTGATTACTGCCCTTGCTGCTTTGTTTCTGCTAATCACGCTCGCCACTGATTACCAGAACTTTTCGCGCGTGTGGTTTCAACTTGACGCGCTCGAACAAAACCGTATTTATTTTCGATATAATTGGGCAACCAATGGGCTGTGGCCTATTCTGAGTATTTTCCTGACCCTGTATGGCAGTTGGTACGTGCTAAACCACGTCATTATTCCCCGGTATTGGCCCAATCAGCTCAATTTTTTTGCGATGGGGTTGGTGCTGATTGGTATTGTTGTGTTGACGGGTGCTTGGAGTTATTTGTATAGTTGGAAGGAACTTGATTTCAGACACGACATCAATTACAACATTATTGGAGCGAAAGTTTTGTCGTCGTTCCGACTTAGGAGCTTAGCTTTACTTAGTGGTGGTCTGTTTTTGGCTTTGGTATTGTACAGCCTTCTGTCTCAGGCGTACCAATGGGCGCTACAACAAACGGAAACTAACGTAAATCACAAAGTCATTAAAGATGGCAGTAGCTTGGCATTATTTGGATTTGTGCTGTGGATTGCTTTTCAAACAACGCCCGGTAATTTTTTCTTTATCCCTGCGCTGATTTGGGTACAGGGCGCGTTTCTTCACGCTTATTTGTATCATCACAACTTGCTGAGATGGAAGACGTTTATGTTTCGTCGAAGTAATGAAAACCGCCAAGCTTTTCTCACTTTGTTAGCCGTTTTGGCCGTTAGTTTTGGCAGCAGTATCGTTTTGGTTTTGTTGTATGACTCATTTAGAAATTACTTGTATGGCTACAATGCAGATGAAATTTTCGCTTTTTGGCTAGTGTCTTGGCTGGGGGCTATTGCCGTTACGCTGATTCGTCAGTTTATGGTGAAACCGCTGGAAACCAATCTCAATCGTAACCAAGCTGAGCTTTCGGCCCTTCGCGCTCAAATCAACCCGCATTTTTTGTTCAATGCCATGAACACACTTTATGCCACGGCCATTGAAGAAAATGCCGAAAAAACCTCCCACGGGATTCAGCAGCTGTCGGACATGATGCGTTTTATGATGCACGAAAACAACCAAGAGCAGATTGATGTGCAACAGGAAGTAGCTTATTTGCGAAACTATATTGATTTGCAGCGACTTAGGTTGTCGGAGTCCGATAAAATAGAACTGAAAGTTGACTTAGATGATGCCCTTTGTTTGCGGAGTATTGCGCCGATGTTGCTGATTCCTTTTGTTGAAAATGCCTTCAAACACGGCATCAGCTTGCGTAATCAATCATGGATTTATATTAAATTGTATTGTCAACAGGAACAAATTTACTTTTCGGTTTTTAACAGCATTCACCCGCGCCACGAAGAAGACCCCGAGAAATACTCGTCGGGAATTGGGCTGGTCAATGTGCAGAAACGCTTGGAATTGTTGTATCCTAAAACGCACGACCTCAGGATTCATCGTACAGAAAAGGAGTTTTCGGTGCGGTTGGTGATTGATTTTGCTAAAAAAGGTAAAAAGCTAAACTCCATATTGGCCACTTATGACCAACTCTAA
- a CDS encoding DUF1761 domain-containing protein → MKTLRINYMAVFMSAIATFVLGAIWYITFQPQWLALTGLTEDKIQAGGGGSIGYAVSFITYLLGAYAMALLFKSMNISTAQTGALTGALIGALIVGGNIFTNNAYEMKPVELSILNAGFSAVSGAAMGAILGGWRKYT, encoded by the coding sequence ATGAAAACCTTAAGAATCAATTACATGGCGGTCTTTATGTCCGCAATCGCCACCTTTGTTTTAGGGGCCATCTGGTACATCACCTTCCAACCTCAATGGCTTGCCTTGACCGGCCTGACCGAAGATAAAATACAGGCCGGCGGTGGAGGAAGTATAGGGTATGCGGTTAGTTTTATTACGTACCTTCTCGGGGCTTATGCGATGGCGCTTTTGTTTAAATCAATGAATATCAGTACCGCCCAAACGGGTGCCCTGACGGGCGCATTGATTGGAGCGCTGATTGTGGGAGGAAATATTTTTACCAACAATGCTTACGAAATGAAGCCCGTCGAATTGTCTATCCTCAATGCTGGGTTTAGTGCAGTAAGCGGTGCAGCGATGGGGGCTATCTTGGGCGGATGGCGAAAATATACATAG
- a CDS encoding LytR/AlgR family response regulator transcription factor yields the protein MIAIAIDDEPKALDIVRNFADKVPFLSLKATFQDAFEALDFLQREHVDLIFLDIKMPDISGLEFLRVLSNPPLVIFTTAYAEHAVQSYDFDAIDYLLKPFAISRFLKACTKAHDVLKVRELAVMEENKRQAAGSVLVDNISDKPMSAMPESIFVKNGYEQVRVLLDDILYLEAGGNYVVFITKHQKIASRMTMNEAESLLPSDHFVRIHRSYIVAKDKIERFDRYEVYISGQVIPIGANYSHQQLMGK from the coding sequence ATGATTGCCATTGCCATCGACGACGAGCCCAAAGCGCTGGATATTGTACGGAATTTTGCGGATAAAGTCCCTTTTTTGTCCTTGAAAGCTACCTTTCAGGATGCTTTTGAGGCCTTGGATTTTCTTCAGCGCGAGCACGTTGATCTGATTTTTTTGGACATCAAAATGCCCGATATTTCTGGACTTGAATTTTTGAGGGTACTTTCCAATCCGCCTTTGGTGATTTTTACCACCGCCTACGCCGAGCACGCCGTGCAGAGTTATGACTTCGACGCCATTGATTATCTGCTCAAACCCTTCGCCATCAGTCGTTTTCTGAAGGCCTGTACCAAAGCCCATGACGTGCTGAAAGTGAGAGAGTTGGCCGTTATGGAAGAAAACAAACGACAGGCGGCGGGGAGTGTCTTGGTCGATAATATTTCAGACAAGCCAATGTCTGCCATGCCAGAAAGTATTTTTGTTAAAAATGGCTATGAGCAGGTTAGGGTGTTGCTTGACGATATTTTGTATTTGGAAGCGGGTGGCAATTATGTGGTTTTTATCACCAAACATCAAAAAATCGCATCTCGGATGACCATGAATGAGGCCGAATCATTGCTTCCGTCCGACCACTTTGTGCGTATTCATCGCTCTTATATTGTGGCTAAAGATAAAATAGAGCGGTTTGACCGGTATGAGGTGTATATTAGTGGTCAAGTGATACCGATTGGTGCCAATTACAGTCATCAGCAATTGATGGGTAAATAA